The Drosophila innubila isolate TH190305 chromosome 3R unlocalized genomic scaffold, UK_Dinn_1.0 2_E_3R, whole genome shotgun sequence genome has a segment encoding these proteins:
- the LOC117789727 gene encoding ABC transporter G family member 20, with protein MDAEADGVPPTAPVAAATTANSDLDLAARRRLFISQPSTLASRRQQAVCVRRAHKMYGGGKNPNIVLDGLNMTVPKGSIYGLLGASGCGKTTLLSCIVGRRRLNSGEIWVLGGRPGSRGSGVPGPRIGYMPQEIALYGEFTMRETLIYFGLIAAMPRSDIEDRTEFLLKLLNLPNGSKFVKNLSGGQQRRVSLAVALLHEPELLILDEPTVGVDPVLRQSIWDHLVEITKNGHTTVIITTHYIDECAQAHMIGLLRGGKMLAEESPDYLRQQYNADSLEDVFLKLSVMQNMGKRRRSSIAQEIVEQVTVPAISNPALDMSDEQHAAEISGEFGDNISMSSAARDPISSTAPAAPPLPPVQEIPTSFWYNLHVMQSHHLHALIWKNFLWMMRNVGIMLFIVGLPVVQILLFCYAIGHDPTGLKLAVANHEMSEEMIMQQFCPVNAGCNQTMLSCRYLDMLVKNKSMVVNYVNDDEAAYEEVRRGRAWAALVIQPNYTDALVQRVEDGRYADDATVEASDLGVRMDWSNQQISTLLYRDLQYTFFSFVENILTECEFNPKLGRVPVDVEQPIYGYRNPNFTDFAAPGVILTIIFFLSVAITSGAMLIERNEGMLERCLVAGITGPEILLSQVVTQFTVMLSQTVFVLIVSFYFFELTLVGDIWLVVALCILNGLCGMSFGFVISCAVDTERTATYVAMGSFLPIVMLCGIIWPIEGMYPLLQFVTAFLPLTKPTESMRSILQRGWGMENPTVYNGFISITSWVLVFLVLTILLLKFKKG; from the exons CTATGGTCTCCTGGGCGCCTCGGGCTGTGGCAAGACAACGCTGCTCAGCTGCATCGTTGGACGACGGCGTCTCAATTCGGGCGAGATTTGGGTGCTTGGCGGACGGCCGGGGTCGCGTGGTTCCGGTGTGCCCGGTCCGCGAATTGGCTACATGCCACAG GAGATTGCGCTTTATGGGGAGTTCACGATGCGCGAAACTTTAATCTACTTTGGCCTGATTGCGGCCATGCCGCGCAGCGACATTGAGGATCGCACCGAATTCCTGCTCAAATTGCTCAATTTACCAAATGGCTCGAAGTTCGTCAAGAATTTGAGTGGCGGACAGCAGCGCAGGGTGAGCCTGGCAGTTGCCCTGCTCCATGAGCCGGAGCTGCTCATATTGGATGAGCCAACGGTGGGCGTGGATCCGGTGCTGCGACAAAG CATTTGGGATCATTTGGTGGAAATAACGAAAAACGGTCACACAACTGTGATAATCACGACGCATTACATCGACGAATGTGCCCAGGCTCATATG ATTGGTCTGCTGCGAGGCGGAAAAATGCTGGCCGAGGAGTCACCCGACTATCTGCGACAACAGTACAACGCCGACTCGCTGGAGGATGTCTTCCTGAAGCTCTCCGTCATGCAGAACATGGGCAAGCGTCGACGCTCCTCGATTGCCCAGGAGATTGTCGAGCAGGTCACAGTACCGGCCATATCAAATCCCGCGCTGGACATGTCTGACGAACAGCATGCCGCCGAAATCTCTGGTGAATTCGGTGATAATATATCCATGTCCTCGGCCGCCCGTGATCCGATCAGTAGCACAGCACCGGCCGCACCACCGTTGCCGCCCGTACAGGAGATACCCACATCCTTCTGGTATAATCTACATGTGATGCAGTCGCATCATTTGCATGCTCTCATCTGGAAAAACTTTCTCTGGATGATGCGGAATGTGGG AATAATGCTGTTCATTGTGGGTCTGCCTGTGGTGCAAATATTACTGTTCTGTTATGCGATTGGACATGATCCGACTGGCCTCAAATTGGCCGTTGCGAATCACGAGATGTCCGAGGAAATGATTATGCAACAATTCTGTCCAGTGAACGCCGGATGCAATCAGACCATGCTCAGTTGCCGTTATCTCGATATGCTGGTGAAGAACAAGAGCATGGTTGTG AATTATGTTAATGATGATGAAGCCGCCTACGAGGAGGTTCGCCGTGGACGCGCCTGGGCCGCTCTCGTCATTCAGCCCAACTATACCGATGCTCTGGTACAACGAGTCGAGGATGGTCGCTATGCCGATGATGCCACCGTCGAAGCCTCCGATTTGGGTGTACGCATGGACTGGTCTA ATCAACAGATATCGACGCTGCTCTATCGGGATTTGCAGTACACATTCTTCAGCTTCGTCGAGAACATACTGACCGAGTGCGAGTTTAACCCAAAGCTGGGACGAGTGCCAGTGGACGTGGAACAGCCCATTTATGGCTATAGGAATCCAAACTTCACAGACTTTGCAGCACCCGGCGTCATACTGACCATCATCTTCTTTCTGTCCGTGGCCATTACGTCGGGAGCAATGTTGATTGAACGGAACGAGGGCATGCTGGAGCGTTGCCTGGTTGCAGGGATAACGGGGCCAGAGATACTGCTCTCCCAGGTAGTCACCCAGTTCACGGTGATGCTCAGCCAAACCGTATTTGTGCTGATTGTTAGCTTCTACTTCTTTGAACTGACACTGGTGGGTGACATTTGGCTGGTCGTCGCACTCTGCATACTCAACGGTCTTTGTGGCATGAGCTTTGGCTTTGTCATCTCCTGTGCCGTGGATACAGAGCGAACGGCAACCTATGTCGCCATGGGCTCATTCCTGCCCATTGTGATGCTGTGCGGCATCATTTGGCCCATCGAGGGCATGTATCCGCTGCTGCAGTTTGTCACCGCCTTTCTGCCTCTGACCAAGCCAACGGAATCGATGCGCTCCATCCTGCAACGCGGCTGGGGCATGGAGAATCCAACAGTCTACAATGGTTTCATATCAATAACGTCATGGGTGCTCGTCTTTCTGGTGCTCACCATACTCCTGCTCAAGTTCAAGAAGGGCTAG